The Desulfobaculum xiamenense DNA window TTTCCGCACGATGGGCGAGCATGTTGATGGTATTCAGCCCGAGGAAGCCCGACGCCCCCTTGAGGGAATGCATGGGCCTGAAGATTTCGTTCAGGAGGTCCAGATTCTCGGGGTTGTTCTCCAGCTCCAGCAGGTTCGGCTCAATGGTTTCGAGATGCTCTTTGGCCTCTATGATGAAATCCGAGAAAATTTCAGGATCCATGAACTCCTGACTCATCGCCCTACCTCAAAAGTTCGGCAACCCGGTCCCAAAGGGACATACCGGGCACCCGTTGGATACGAGTCCGACGCCGGCGCGACGGACTAGGCGCCCAAAAGCATCTTAACGTTCTTGACCATCGAGTCGGGCTGCGCAGGCTTAACCATGTACAGGTTGGCACCCAGATTCAAACCGGTCTGGATATCCTTGTCCTGTCCCTCGGTGGAGAGCACGACGATCGGCACATCGCGGTACATGTCCTGCTCGCGCACGGTCTTGATGAACGTGAAGCCATCCATGCGGGGCATGTTCACATCAGAGATGATGAGATCAACCTGCTCCGACGAGTACAGCTTCTCCAGCCCGTCCAGCCCGTCCTCGGCGGTGGTCACCTTGAAGCCTTCCTTCTTCATGATGAAGGCCACGAGGTTCCTTACCGTCTTGGAATCGTCCACAATCAGAATATGTTTAGACATTTTCTCTCCCTATCCCTTAAGAACCTTGTCCACGATGCGATCAACCGAAAGAATGCCCACCAGTCTCTCGCCCTCGGCCTTGAGCAATCCGGCCACAAACTCGACGTTTCCGCCCAGATGCGACTCCACACCCCAGTCGATCTCCTTCTGCTGCGCACGGTACATCGTCTTCACGGTCTCGATCAGAAGCCCAACCTGCAACCCCTTGCGGCGGCAGACGACGATAAACCGACAGTCCGCCTCGCCACCGGGAATGCCCATCAGCTTGCCGGTCATGATGAGCGGCGTCACCCGACCGCGAAGATTGACGATACCGCTGATGAAGCTCGGCGCGGCCGGGAGCTTCGTCGGGGTCACATACTTGATGACCTCCTGCACGGTATCGATGGGGACCGTGAATTCCTGCCCCCCCAGCGTGAAGGCCACCAACTGGATGGAGGACTCGGTCATGAGCCGCCCCATCAGGTCCGGCTCGTCCGGCTCGTCCGCAGTATCCGCAGCCCGGGCCGGGGCGGAGAATCCGGGCGCGGCCTGCACCCGCGCGGGATGCGGCAGGGCGGCCTGCGCGTCGGCGCCGTCGCCATGGCCCAGATACTTCCGCAGGAAAGCCTGTTCGGCCTCGGTAAGCTCGGCCCCCTGATTCTCGGGCAGGAAGTTCTTTTCCAGGAAGTATTCCTCAGGCGTTTTCATGAGCAATGATCTCTTTGGCTAACAGGGAATATTCTATGGCACCTCGGGACTTCTCGTCGATCTCGTAGATGACCTTGCCCTTGGCGCTCGCCTCGCGAAAATTCGTATCAAGATTGATGACCGTCTCGAACATCTTGTCGCCGAGCTTCTTCCTCAGAAGGTTCAGAACCCTCCTGCACGCGCCCGCCCGCCGATCGAACATCGTCGGCAAGGCCCGGAACCGGATGGGCTGGGGCAACACCCGGTTCAGCGTGCGGATCGTGTCAAAGATCAGTCGGAGTCCGTGCAACGCAAGGAAATCGGTCTGAATGGGTATGATGACCAGATCCGATGCCACCAGCGCGTTGACAAGCAGCACTCCCACATGCGGCGGGCAATCCAGGACGATGTAGTCATAGTCCTCGGGCAGGAGTTCAAGGGCCTCCTTAAAGATCGCTCCGCGTCCGGGCCGCGACTTCAGGTCCATCTCCAGTTCGGAGAGCCGTATGCTCGCCGCCGCGAAATCGAACCCCGGCACCTCCTCGCGATTGAGAACCCGCGTCCACAATTCGGGAAGCGCGTCCTTCTCGGCGTAGAAGATGTCCAGCACGGTATGCGTCAGATCCTCGGGATAGTGCGCAAGGTGTATGGATGCGCACGCATGGGGGTCGAGGTCCATGACCACGGTCCGCTTCCCGAGCCTGTGCAGCGCCGCGCCGAGACTGAGCGCCGTCGTTGTCTTTCCCACGCCGCCCTTCTGGTTTGCGACGGCGAGAACCTTGATGCCCAACGTCTTTCCCTCGTCATGTGAGCGCCCTTCCCGCATGGGGCGCATGGTGCGTGAGAGCGGGACGAATCAGCGAAGGCACCACCGCTAGACGGACTTGCCGATGAAGCTCCTCAAGGCCTGCAAATCGTCATAGTCCACGTCCAGAAACCGAATGCCGTGCTTGTATCTCGTAAGGGGCATGATGTCCTGCACGCGGACCACCTCGGCAATCGCCTGCAGGTACTGCCCCGCATCACTTTCAAAGACCTTGAAGAATCCGGGATGAAACTTGTTGAGGCTCGGAATGTATATCTTCACCTGCAACTTGTCGCCTTCCTGAAACTTCCGTCCGCACTCAACACTCATACCGCCCGCGCTGATGTCCGCGCAGCAGACCTCATGCTTCGGCTGCCGTGCGAGCGGAAAACGAAATTCCCTGAGTTCCACCCGAAAGTTCTTGGGCAGCCGAGTTTCCTGTCGCCTGTCATTCGAAGTCATCGCGGCTTGCAACCTCCTGAATTCCGTCGCCCGCGGGCGAGCCGTGAACTAGACCTTCTGGTAGATGATCGCTCCGGAATGATGCACGGGTTTGAACGCTCTGGTGATGTTATGCAGTGACTCCGAGTGGCCGATGAACAGATACCCCCCCGGAAGCAGATTGTCATAGAACGAACTGATGACGTTCTTCTTCATCGCGTCATCGAAATAGATGATGACGTTACGGCAGAAGACGATGTCCGAACGCTCCACGCGCTTGAGCTGCATGCGGTCGCTCAGGTTGATCTGCCCGAAGGTGATGAGCTTCTTCAGATCGGCCTTCACCTTGAACTTGCCGCCCTCCTCTTCGAAGTAGCGGGGGATGATCTCCGGCGGCGTGGTGCGCAACGCATACTCCGTGTACTCTCCACGACGCGCCGAGGCCAGAACCGCCTCCGAAAGGTCGTTGGCCGTGATGCGGATGTCCCACTGGCCGATTTCGGAGCGCAACACCTCGTGCAACTGGATGGCCATGGTGTACGGCTCCTCGCCCGTGGAACATCCCGCGGACCAGATGCGAATGCGCTTCTCGCCCTTGCGACGTTTCGCGTCCACCATCTCGCCAAGCACATTGTCCTGAAAGACCTTGAGCTGCGGCGGATTGCGGAAGAAGCTCGTCTCGTTTGTCGTCACGACCTCGAAGAGCTTGTTCAGCTCCTGCCGGCGCTGCGCGTCGTACTGCAAATAGTAGTAATACTCGCCGAACGACTTGAGGTTCAGATGCTTGAGCCGGTTGCGCAGGCGGTTTTCAAGCAGATACTTGCGGTTGTCCGCGATGTAGATGCCGCACTTGTCGTAGATGAAATCGCGCAGCTGCTTGAACTCGTCATCACCGATGGTGAATTCCTTGCCGAGGGAAATAGTCTTGGAGAAGAGTGAAGACATCTATCGCTCCTCCTCTTCCTGTTCCCCCTGAATCCTTTCGAGTGCCTCTTCGGCAGCCGCGGCCAACTCCGGGTTATCCGAGTTGACAACGTTCAACAGCGCGCGGAATGCCATCTTGCCGCCGATGGAGCCGAGGGCCTCCACCGCCTTGATCTGCACCAGCGGGGAATCCACATCGAGCAACTCCACGAGGCGGACAATGGCCTCGGAGGCCTGCCGCCTGCCAAGGGCCTCGATGGCGCGCACCCGCACCCAGTCGTCCTCGTCGTCGAGCGCGCCCATGAGGTGTGGCACGATGGCCCTGTCCTCGCAGCTGCCCATGAGATCAACCACGGCGAGGCGAACCTCGCGGTTCTCGTCGCGCATGCGGCTTTCGATGACGGGCAGCCACTCGACTAGCTCGACGCACAACTCGGAGAAGGACTCCAGCGCCACCTTGCGGATGTCGGGGATTTCATCCTCAAGCGCCAGCTTGATCTCCTCAATGTACGCGCCGATGTCGAGCTTGCCCATTGCGTAGACAGCCATGAGCCGATGAATGGGTTCCGGGCTGCGGAATAGCGTGCGGAACCGCTCGCCCATCTCCGGACCGCCGACGTTGACGCACGCGTCGAGCGCGGCTTCCTTCACGTCGTCGTAGGGATGCTCAAGGAACGAGAAAAGTGTGTCGCCCGTGCCGGGATCTTTGAGCACGTTTCCGAAATAGGCCAATGCGCCCTTGAGCACGGTGCCGTCGTTGTGCCGCGCGAGGACGTCGAGGAAGAACTCCTTGACCGCCGCGCCGCAGTTGGACAGGGCCAGGATCAGCGCGCGCTGGACATCGCGCTCGCAATCCCAGAACGCTTCGCTCATCACGCCGCAGACCTCATCTCCGGGGATGCGTCCAAGCGCGTTGACCGCGACAAGGGCAAGCCCGTTGTCTCCACTGTGCAGGGCATTGCGAAGCGCGGGGCTGTGGCCGATGGTGGCCAGCGCGCTGACGGCAGATTCGAGGCGTTCCGGCTCACGCTCGCCATCCATCTGCGCGGCGAGACGAAGGACCTCCTCCGAGGCCTTGGCTCCACCCACGTGACCGAGGCCGAGAATGGCGGCGTCCTGAATGTCCTCTTCCTCGTCATGGATGGCCACGAGCAGGTATTCGCGGAACTTCTCGCGCTCCCGCTCGGAGAGCAGCGTCAGTGACTTGCCCCCGAGGATGTTCACAATGGCCTTGACGATCTTGTTGCGCAGCGCCGTGGGCGAGGTCTCCAGATGGACGAGCAGCATGGGTACGGCCTTCACGTTGCCCATCTCGCCAAGTGCCTCGACGATCATGGACGCCACGAGGTCCGAGCTTTTGCTCATGGCCTTGGCCAGCGCCCCAATGGAACTATCGTCGCGCACCTTGGCCAGGGCCTCGATGACCGCGAACTGGATCCACTCCTCGTCGTTGAGGGCCTGGTTGAGGTACTTCGCCCCGGCCTTCATCTGCAGCTCGCCAAGACTCACCGCGGCCTGATAGCGCACGTTGACCTCGGGGTCCTTCAGCAGCAGCTCACCCAGCGGCGGCACCGCCTGAGGGCTGTTGCTGGAACCGAGAATGTCCGACACGAAGATGCGCACGTCGGCGTCCTCGTCGTGCAGAAGCTTGACCAACGAAGGCATGGCCTGGTTGCCGATCTCCCGCAGGATGTCCATGGACAGATTGCGCACCGGAGCTTCGTCCGAGCGCAACAGCGGAATGACGGCATCTGCGGTCTCCACGCCGCCGAGCTTGCGCAGCGCCATGTCCGCCGCTTCCTGCAACCCCAGATTGTCCGAGAGCAGGAGCTGCGCGAGTGCGGGAATGGCCTCCCTGCACTGATGCTCCCCGGCGAGAAATGCGGCCTCGCGCTTCTCGTCGATCTCGCCCGATTTCAGGACCTTGGCAATCTCCTTGCAGTTCTCCATCGCTCTCCCATCCTTGCGTCGTTCGCCCGGACAGATGTCCGGCACGGCATATGGGTCACTTGTAAAGATTGTCGACAATGGCCTGTGCCATATCGTCAATATCCACAATCTCGTCGGCCAGTCCCGCATCCACGATGGCCTTGGGCATTCCATAGACGACGCAGGTCGCGTCGCTCTGTGCAAGGGCCCGTCCGCCACGCTGTTTCAGGACCTTCATTCCTTCCATGCCATCATTCCCCATTCCGGTCAAAATAACTCCGAGAGCTCGGCGGCCAACACCCTCGGCGACGGACGCCATGAGTTCGTTGGC harbors:
- a CDS encoding PilZ domain-containing protein; translation: MTSNDRRQETRLPKNFRVELREFRFPLARQPKHEVCCADISAGGMSVECGRKFQEGDKLQVKIYIPSLNKFHPGFFKVFESDAGQYLQAIAEVVRVQDIMPLTRYKHGIRFLDVDYDDLQALRSFIGKSV
- a CDS encoding HEAT repeat domain-containing protein translates to MENCKEIAKVLKSGEIDEKREAAFLAGEHQCREAIPALAQLLLSDNLGLQEAADMALRKLGGVETADAVIPLLRSDEAPVRNLSMDILREIGNQAMPSLVKLLHDEDADVRIFVSDILGSSNSPQAVPPLGELLLKDPEVNVRYQAAVSLGELQMKAGAKYLNQALNDEEWIQFAVIEALAKVRDDSSIGALAKAMSKSSDLVASMIVEALGEMGNVKAVPMLLVHLETSPTALRNKIVKAIVNILGGKSLTLLSEREREKFREYLLVAIHDEEEDIQDAAILGLGHVGGAKASEEVLRLAAQMDGEREPERLESAVSALATIGHSPALRNALHSGDNGLALVAVNALGRIPGDEVCGVMSEAFWDCERDVQRALILALSNCGAAVKEFFLDVLARHNDGTVLKGALAYFGNVLKDPGTGDTLFSFLEHPYDDVKEAALDACVNVGGPEMGERFRTLFRSPEPIHRLMAVYAMGKLDIGAYIEEIKLALEDEIPDIRKVALESFSELCVELVEWLPVIESRMRDENREVRLAVVDLMGSCEDRAIVPHLMGALDDEDDWVRVRAIEALGRRQASEAIVRLVELLDVDSPLVQIKAVEALGSIGGKMAFRALLNVVNSDNPELAAAAEEALERIQGEQEEEER
- a CDS encoding ParA family protein; the protein is MGIKVLAVANQKGGVGKTTTALSLGAALHRLGKRTVVMDLDPHACASIHLAHYPEDLTHTVLDIFYAEKDALPELWTRVLNREEVPGFDFAAASIRLSELEMDLKSRPGRGAIFKEALELLPEDYDYIVLDCPPHVGVLLVNALVASDLVIIPIQTDFLALHGLRLIFDTIRTLNRVLPQPIRFRALPTMFDRRAGACRRVLNLLRKKLGDKMFETVINLDTNFREASAKGKVIYEIDEKSRGAIEYSLLAKEIIAHENA
- a CDS encoding response regulator, with translation MSKHILIVDDSKTVRNLVAFIMKKEGFKVTTAEDGLDGLEKLYSSEQVDLIISDVNMPRMDGFTFIKTVREQDMYRDVPIVVLSTEGQDKDIQTGLNLGANLYMVKPAQPDSMVKNVKMLLGA
- a CDS encoding chemotaxis protein CheW; translation: MKTPEEYFLEKNFLPENQGAELTEAEQAFLRKYLGHGDGADAQAALPHPARVQAAPGFSAPARAADTADEPDEPDLMGRLMTESSIQLVAFTLGGQEFTVPIDTVQEVIKYVTPTKLPAAPSFISGIVNLRGRVTPLIMTGKLMGIPGGEADCRFIVVCRRKGLQVGLLIETVKTMYRAQQKEIDWGVESHLGGNVEFVAGLLKAEGERLVGILSVDRIVDKVLKG
- a CDS encoding CheR family methyltransferase; translated protein: MSSLFSKTISLGKEFTIGDDEFKQLRDFIYDKCGIYIADNRKYLLENRLRNRLKHLNLKSFGEYYYYLQYDAQRRQELNKLFEVVTTNETSFFRNPPQLKVFQDNVLGEMVDAKRRKGEKRIRIWSAGCSTGEEPYTMAIQLHEVLRSEIGQWDIRITANDLSEAVLASARRGEYTEYALRTTPPEIIPRYFEEEGGKFKVKADLKKLITFGQINLSDRMQLKRVERSDIVFCRNVIIYFDDAMKKNVISSFYDNLLPGGYLFIGHSESLHNITRAFKPVHHSGAIIYQKV